The genomic region TTTGGAGTAATTCTTGGATATTGTACCAACTTTGTATTTGACGGACTAGGTCTGAGCCTATAACTATACTATACTCTGCTTGTTCACCCCAAATGACCCGAGCGCGATTAACGCTAATGAGACTACGGCGATCGCTCAATTCTTCCCGCAACACAATATTATCTCTTGGGGTAGAAATTTCTTCTATCAGTAACCCCAGCATTTCCAAACGTTGAGCTAAAGAGGTTTGATGTTGTTTAAAAGGATTATCTGAAGCCCATACACCCACTTGGTCATAGTTTTGAGACAACCAGATTAAAATCTCCTGATGTCCTGCGGTGGGTGGATCTGCACTCGTACCAAATAGGGCTATTTTCAAAATCTCAGAGGGGATTGACTGCATTTGTTTTAGTTAAGACTTCTCTAGCTTGTTCGCGATCATCGAAGTGGATTTTTTCGGTACCCAAAATTTGATAGTCTTCGTGACCTTTTCCCGCGATGAGAACGCCATCTCCTGGTTGTGCGGTAGTGATTGCAGTGGCGATGGCCTCGGCGCGATCGCTAATCACTAAAGGAACAACTCCTTGAGGAATTCCAGCGAGTATATCTTGAATAATCGCTTCTGGATCTTCGGTACGAGGGTTATCAGAGGTAATCACGGCAATATCGGCTAATTGGGCGACGATTTTACCCATCAGGGGGCGTTTAGTGCGATCGCGATCGCCTCCACAACCCACCACACAGATCATTTTTCCGGTAATAAATGGTCGGGCGGCTGTCAATAAATTCTCTAAACTATCGGGAGTATGGGCATAATCTACAATAACAGTAATTTCTTGTTCAGGCGTAACCTGTACTCGCTCCATGCGTCCGGGAACACCGGTAAAATGGGGTAGATGAGCTATTACTTCCTCCAGAGATAGACCCACCGCTAAAGCAGTTGCGATCGCACCTAAAAGATTAGCTAGATTAAATTGACCCACCAGAGGAGAAGCAAAAGAGGTAACACCAACAGGGGTATGTAATTGACCTCGAACACCATTAGAACTATAAACTAAATCACTGGTCCAAAAATCAGCCTTTTGGTCGAAGACACTATAAGACCAGACCTGATCACGAGGTAAAGTGGAGATGATACGCTGACCATAAGCATCGTCTTGATTAATAATAGCTTTTCCTTGAAGATAATCGGGGGTAAATAACAGAGATTTAGCTTGAAAATAGTCCTCCATATCCCGATGAAAATCCAAATGATCCTGAGTGAGATTAGTAAACACCGCCACAGCAAAACCACAGTTTTTAACTCTACCCTGGGCTAAAGCGTGAGAACTTACCTCCATTACACCCCATTGGTTTCCTGCTTGTAAAGCTGTTGCTAATTGGGATTGCAATTCCACCGCAAAAGGTGTAGTGTGTACTGCTGTGACTTGATAATTAGCCCAACGGGTGTAGAGTGTTCCTAATAAAACGGTGGGTAATTGACACTGATTAAGAAAAAATTCAATCAAGTGTGTGGTAGTAGTCTTTCCATTGGTTCCCGTCACTCCTATTAGCTTTAGTTTTTGGGTGGGATAGCCATAGAAGCTAGCGGCTATTCTGGCACAATCAGTGATAATATCTTCAGTCACTAAGACGCAATCAGTAGGATTAGGAGGTCGTTTTAGGCACGCATTGGGTGTAATTAAAGCAGCGATCGCCCCATTACCCAAAGCACTGGACCAAAATTCTCCTCCATCTACTTTAGTACCGGGCATACCGATAAACAAGTCCCCCGGTTGACAAGTTTGAGAATTGGTAGATAATCCCTTTATTTCTCTTTCTAGAAACTCTGACGGTACAGAGGAAGACAATCCGGTGAGTTGAGTTACTATAGCCTTTAGTTTCATTCTTCTTACCCTGGTTTTAAATCTATGGTAGTTGACAACAATCGCTAAAAGATAAAGTTTTGGGGTTATTAAGAGCGCCAACACCGACATTTTGCACTAAAATAAAATCTCGTGCTCTTGCTGAACCTAAACCATCAGGATCAATTTGTACCAGAGTATTCTCTCCAGAACTTATCAAATTCAAATAACTATCGCTGATCGCATTGTTTCCGGTATAGTCCAAACTAGCTAAAACTTCTCCTAGCACGATTCGGTCTTGATTAACTTGAAAATCGGTGATAATATCTACTCCCTCAGTGACGCTAGTGTAGATAAATTGATCACTCCCATCTCCTCCGGTGAGTTCATCGCGTCCTCCAAAACCCGTAATCGAGTCATTTCCCACACCACCAATAAGAGTATCGCGTCCGGGAGTACCCAGAAGAGTATTAACGGATTGTAACTCAACCGAACCAATATCCACTGTTGAGTTGAAGATACGAGCTAAACCGCGTTGATCCGTACTAACTCCCGGAGGAATCGAAGCGTTAACCCCCGCGTCAACAGCAGAACTATCAGAAAGTGGTAGATGGG from Gloeocapsa sp. PCC 73106 harbors:
- a CDS encoding UDP-N-acetylmuramoyl-L-alanyl-D-glutamate--2,6-diaminopimelate ligase; its protein translation is MKLKAIVTQLTGLSSSVPSEFLEREIKGLSTNSQTCQPGDLFIGMPGTKVDGGEFWSSALGNGAIAALITPNACLKRPPNPTDCVLVTEDIITDCARIAASFYGYPTQKLKLIGVTGTNGKTTTTHLIEFFLNQCQLPTVLLGTLYTRWANYQVTAVHTTPFAVELQSQLATALQAGNQWGVMEVSSHALAQGRVKNCGFAVAVFTNLTQDHLDFHRDMEDYFQAKSLLFTPDYLQGKAIINQDDAYGQRIISTLPRDQVWSYSVFDQKADFWTSDLVYSSNGVRGQLHTPVGVTSFASPLVGQFNLANLLGAIATALAVGLSLEEVIAHLPHFTGVPGRMERVQVTPEQEITVIVDYAHTPDSLENLLTAARPFITGKMICVVGCGGDRDRTKRPLMGKIVAQLADIAVITSDNPRTEDPEAIIQDILAGIPQGVVPLVISDRAEAIATAITTAQPGDGVLIAGKGHEDYQILGTEKIHFDDREQAREVLTKTNAVNPL
- a CDS encoding nicotinate-nucleotide adenylyltransferase, with the protein product MLKIALFGTSADPPTAGHQEILIWLSQNYDQVGVWASDNPFKQHQTSLAQRLEMLGLLIEEISTPRDNIVLREELSDRRSLISVNRARVIWGEQAEYSIVIGSDLVRQIQSWYNIQELLQKVKILIVPRLGYQLEAQELASLSNLGGDYSIAEFQVPPVSSSSYRQNGDQTVLTQSIANYITKYNLYQL